Genomic DNA from Lactuca sativa cultivar Salinas chromosome 8, Lsat_Salinas_v11, whole genome shotgun sequence:
AACCCATATGGGGTTTTTGGCATTGTATCATAACAAAGTTTGACGAATTTACATATTTAGTCACTCAAGTAATCGACTGTTCCTATATCtgattatataatataatatagtaATTGATAGGTAAAATTCAACTTTAATGGTCTATTAGGCACAAAAAAACTTGTGTGACTAAATGTGTAAAATGTTCAAACTTTGTTGTGCTACTGTGtcaaaaaccctagtttttatgcCCAACATACTTTTTAGGTGTTGTGTCATTATATATGTATCTATATGGTATGCCCTttgaataaaaaaacataaatttattACATACAGGAAGATGGATTGCAACCAAGCTCATGTTCCGTTCTCATGTATCCTTTTCTTAATTCATTTTATCATTTTATATATCGGTTTCTGAAAAAAGAAACTGATGTATGAGGTAATTTTATCAGCGTATAGTACGAACACACTTCAAGGTATGAGAAATATTTATAGCGAAAATAGTAGATTGTGCAATTTTCTGCATTTCATGTCTTATCTCATAATGCTAAACAGAATACAATGAAGTCTAAATAGTTCCTTGTTCAAGTTTCTTACAAAAATGGGACAATTGTCTCTAATtacaaatgataaaaaaaattctaCCGGTCAGTCACCTACTCATGATAACTAAGAATCCTGTGTATACAAGTCATATTGCGCCCAAACGAGAAGCTAAATCCGTGAACATATATTCACTACATGGAATAGTCAGGCCGCCCATTGGATGACTATACCCAAATTCTTCCTCAGCCTGATCTAGCAGTTCTTGAAAAGTTGGTTGCATTAACAACCATACGGGAACTACAAATCTCTTCTTCTCTTGCTCACCAACATAAACCGCTAAACAGCCTTTTGGGATATCCATAGATTTTGTTGTGCTACTTCCATTTGAGAATGACCGTTTAAGAATTTGCTTTGCTTGAGTGATGAAGGGCATAAGGATGGCCATTTTATAAGGAGGGTATTGTCTGTTAACTCCAAAAGGCTTA
This window encodes:
- the LOC111903746 gene encoding auxin-responsive protein SAUR19; the encoded protein is MAILMPFITQAKQILKRSFSNGSSTTKSMDIPKGCLAVYVGEQEKKRFVVPVWLLMQPTFQELLDQAEEEFGYSHPMGGLTIPCSEYMFTDLASRLGAI